In Geminicoccaceae bacterium, a single window of DNA contains:
- a CDS encoding BMP family ABC transporter substrate-binding protein, which translates to MLISRRLLLQSAAMAGLASAPVLAQEPLKIGFVYVGPIGDHGWSYQHEQGRLAVQDHFGDKVKTTYVENVSEGPDAERVIRQLASSGHDLVFTTSFGFMNATDKVARQFPKVTFEHATGYKQRANLATYLTTTYQGRYVSGFLGGKLSKTGKIGYIASFPIPEVVRDINAVQLGLQRARDDGEIVIIWVNSWYDPAKEGDAARVMMNQGVDFIIQHTDSPAAMQVANEKGIWAVGQASDMSKFGPKAQVTAVIDDWAPYYIRRTQEVMDGTWKTGDHWGGLQDGMLKLSPINPAVPQEIADEAMKIAGSIADGSFHPFTGPIRNQAGEVKVAEGTEMTHEELAGMNWYVEGVKGELPQ; encoded by the coding sequence ATGCTCATCAGCCGTCGTCTCCTCCTGCAATCCGCGGCCATGGCCGGGCTGGCGTCCGCGCCGGTACTGGCACAGGAGCCCCTGAAGATCGGGTTCGTCTATGTCGGCCCCATCGGCGACCATGGCTGGAGCTACCAGCATGAGCAGGGACGTCTCGCGGTCCAGGATCATTTCGGCGACAAGGTCAAGACCACCTATGTCGAGAATGTCTCCGAGGGACCGGACGCCGAACGGGTCATCCGCCAGCTTGCCAGCAGCGGCCACGACCTTGTCTTCACGACCTCCTTCGGTTTCATGAACGCCACCGACAAGGTCGCCCGACAGTTCCCCAAGGTGACATTCGAGCACGCCACCGGCTACAAGCAGCGCGCCAACCTGGCGACCTATCTGACCACCACCTATCAGGGCCGCTACGTTTCCGGTTTTCTCGGTGGAAAACTGTCGAAGACCGGCAAGATCGGTTACATCGCCTCGTTCCCCATCCCCGAGGTGGTTCGCGACATCAATGCCGTGCAGCTTGGCCTGCAGCGTGCCCGCGACGACGGCGAAATCGTCATCATCTGGGTCAACAGCTGGTACGATCCGGCCAAGGAAGGCGACGCCGCACGCGTGATGATGAACCAGGGCGTGGACTTCATCATCCAGCATACCGACAGCCCGGCGGCCATGCAGGTGGCGAACGAGAAGGGCATCTGGGCGGTGGGACAGGCCTCCGACATGAGCAAGTTCGGCCCCAAGGCGCAGGTGACGGCCGTCATCGACGACTGGGCTCCCTACTACATCCGCCGCACCCAGGAGGTGATGGACGGCACCTGGAAGACCGGCGACCACTGGGGCGGCCTGCAGGACGGCATGCTGAAGCTGTCGCCGATCAATCCGGCCGTTCCCCAGGAGATCGCGGACGAGGCGATGAAGATCGCCGGTTCCATCGCCGACGGCAGCTTCCACCCGTTCACCGGCCCGATCCGCAACCAGGCGGGCGAGGTCAAGGTCGCCGAAGGCACGGAGATGACGCACGAGGAACTGGCCGGCATGAACTGGTATGTCGAGGGAGTGAAGGGCGAACTGCCCCAGTAA
- a CDS encoding permease encodes MSGRSDLALIARHELRLAWRDFHSMMTARRRWKGRTVVLWALACVAFLHLVAYGMLSSLAGRDVLSDKALLVPLAGTLLLSFMMMLSQAIEQVTRVFYARGDLDLLLSSPLDAGVVSAVRIGTIAITSGAMTAMAAGPFINVMAVLQGWGWLCGYAVIPALAAAATALAVVVTLLLFRWLGARRTRLAAQIVSAVIGAVFIVGVNLAAIISFQGYSRFAFFGSDAVMRSMPDAGSELWLPIRALAGDPLPLLVLASVCVAMLLAVIHALRDRFGPLVLHASAVSMARSTRPPRRHRFATDSPSRTLRQKEWLLLRRDPWLVSQSLMQIFYLIPPAVLLWLQFGSSSHVDVVVLPVLVMAAGQLAGGLAWLTVSGEDAPDLVASAPVEPGRVLRAKIEAVVGAVALFALPVIGLLALHSPRAALVGLVSVTIACASATAIQLWFRGQARRSHFRHRQTTSRIAALCEAGATIAWAGTAGLVQYGSPVAIIPAMLAMGILVLAQRLSPGAAADRCGGRPAGPVTRTVSSPV; translated from the coding sequence TTGAGCGGGCGGTCGGATCTGGCGCTCATCGCCCGCCACGAACTCCGGCTGGCCTGGCGCGACTTCCATTCGATGATGACGGCCCGGCGACGGTGGAAGGGCCGCACCGTGGTGCTGTGGGCATTGGCCTGTGTCGCGTTCCTGCACCTCGTCGCCTATGGCATGCTCTCGTCGCTGGCGGGTCGCGACGTGCTGTCCGACAAGGCGTTGCTCGTGCCCCTGGCCGGCACGCTGCTGCTTTCCTTCATGATGATGCTCTCGCAGGCGATCGAGCAGGTGACGAGGGTGTTCTATGCCCGGGGCGATCTCGACCTGCTGCTGTCCTCGCCGCTGGATGCGGGCGTCGTCTCGGCGGTGCGCATCGGCACCATCGCCATCACCTCCGGCGCGATGACGGCGATGGCGGCGGGCCCGTTCATCAACGTCATGGCCGTGCTGCAGGGGTGGGGCTGGCTGTGCGGCTATGCCGTCATCCCGGCCCTTGCCGCCGCGGCGACGGCGCTGGCGGTGGTCGTGACGCTGCTGCTGTTCCGCTGGCTGGGTGCGCGGCGCACGCGGCTTGCCGCGCAGATCGTCTCGGCGGTGATCGGCGCGGTGTTCATCGTCGGCGTCAATCTCGCGGCCATCATCTCCTTCCAGGGATATTCCCGTTTCGCCTTCTTCGGCTCGGATGCGGTGATGCGGTCGATGCCCGATGCCGGCAGCGAGCTGTGGCTGCCGATCCGCGCCCTTGCCGGCGATCCGTTGCCGCTGCTGGTGCTGGCCTCGGTCTGCGTGGCCATGCTCCTTGCCGTCATTCACGCCCTGCGCGACCGGTTCGGGCCGCTGGTGCTTCACGCCAGCGCGGTATCGATGGCGCGTAGCACCCGTCCGCCGCGGCGTCACCGCTTTGCCACCGACAGCCCCTCGCGCACCCTGAGGCAGAAGGAGTGGCTGCTGCTGCGCCGCGATCCGTGGCTGGTGTCGCAATCGCTGATGCAGATCTTCTACCTCATTCCGCCGGCTGTCCTGCTGTGGCTCCAGTTCGGCTCGTCGTCGCATGTCGACGTCGTGGTGCTGCCGGTGCTGGTGATGGCCGCGGGCCAGCTCGCCGGCGGGCTCGCCTGGCTCACGGTGTCGGGCGAGGATGCCCCCGATCTGGTGGCCAGCGCGCCCGTCGAGCCGGGTCGTGTCCTGCGCGCCAAGATCGAGGCCGTGGTGGGGGCGGTCGCGCTCTTCGCCCTTCCGGTCATCGGCCTGCTCGCCCTTCATTCGCCCCGCGCCGCACTCGTGGGCCTGGTGTCGGTCACGATCGCCTGCGCCTCGGCGACGGCGATCCAGCTCTGGTTCCGGGGGCAGGCCAGGCGCAGCCACTTCCGCCACCGCCAGACCACCTCGCGCATCGCCGCGTTGTGCGAGGCCGGGGCCACGATCGCCTGGGCGGGCACGGCCGGACTGGTGCAGTATGGCAGCCCGGTGGCGATCATCCCGGCGATGCTGGCGATGGGCATCCTCGTGCTGGCGCAAAGGCTCAGTCCCGGTGCCGCGGCAGACCGGTGCGGCGGTCGCCCGGCGGGGCCGGTCACCCGGACAGTTTCATCGCCCGTCTGA
- a CDS encoding alpha/beta hydrolase, whose translation MDDIGTGHVELDHGGISAMSSRMSRTASAVIRAALLCLGVFAAANGPARAADPVYDYPIDDPFAATVVGTPTSQQAPLNVPSSIGENYLDARPDRDYPDIFWYTRKMRYLVALQDHPAPLAFVISGTGSNHKSISTVALAFALFDQGAHVVTLPSPTHPNFIVAASRYSRPGSTDDDVSDLLDVMTQIRDELVDDGARIDGYLITGYSMGAFHAAVVAEADSRLHRFDFDKVMLVNPPVSLYESAKRLDAMLLEGIPGGMLHFNEFYSKFMQGFADVYVEARDIDLTGDFLYDIYKEREIKGEDIDFKALIGLSFRLSAANLIFTTDVMNRADYVVPANVELGTSTSLTDYFKVCAQLDFNDYITELFLPLVKKQKPPGILEQLVDKASLRSIEPYLRNSPNVALMTNADDVILGDGDIQWFEDVFGDRAKIWPNGGHLGNLRHHSFIDYFKGFFTIGGEGK comes from the coding sequence GTGGACGATATCGGTACCGGTCACGTCGAACTCGACCATGGCGGAATTTCGGCCATGAGCAGCAGGATGTCGAGAACAGCCTCCGCGGTCATCCGCGCCGCACTCCTGTGCCTGGGGGTCTTCGCAGCCGCCAACGGTCCGGCACGGGCCGCCGACCCGGTTTACGACTATCCGATCGACGATCCGTTCGCGGCCACGGTCGTCGGCACGCCGACCAGCCAGCAGGCGCCGCTGAACGTCCCCTCCTCGATCGGCGAGAACTACCTCGACGCCCGGCCGGACAGGGATTATCCGGACATCTTCTGGTATACCAGGAAGATGCGCTATCTGGTGGCGCTGCAGGATCATCCCGCACCGCTGGCCTTCGTGATCTCGGGAACCGGCAGCAATCACAAGTCCATCAGTACGGTGGCGCTGGCCTTCGCACTCTTCGACCAGGGCGCTCATGTGGTCACGCTGCCCTCGCCGACCCACCCCAATTTCATCGTCGCCGCCTCGCGCTATTCACGTCCCGGATCGACCGATGACGATGTCAGCGACCTCCTCGACGTGATGACGCAGATCCGCGACGAGCTCGTCGACGACGGTGCCCGGATCGACGGCTACCTGATCACCGGCTACAGCATGGGTGCCTTCCATGCCGCCGTGGTGGCGGAGGCGGATTCGCGGCTTCACAGGTTCGATTTCGACAAGGTGATGCTCGTCAATCCGCCGGTCAGCCTCTACGAATCGGCAAAGCGGCTGGATGCGATGCTGCTCGAAGGTATTCCCGGCGGAATGCTGCACTTCAACGAATTCTACAGCAAGTTCATGCAGGGATTTGCCGATGTCTATGTGGAGGCCAGGGACATCGACCTTACCGGCGACTTTCTCTACGACATCTACAAGGAGCGCGAGATCAAGGGCGAGGACATTGACTTCAAGGCCCTTATCGGTCTCAGTTTCCGGCTGAGCGCCGCCAACCTGATCTTCACGACCGATGTCATGAATCGTGCCGACTACGTGGTGCCGGCCAATGTCGAACTGGGAACCAGCACGTCGCTGACCGACTATTTCAAGGTCTGCGCGCAACTGGACTTCAACGACTACATCACCGAACTGTTCCTCCCGCTGGTCAAGAAGCAGAAGCCTCCCGGAATTCTCGAACAGCTGGTCGACAAGGCCAGCCTCCGCTCGATCGAGCCATACCTGCGCAATTCCCCGAATGTCGCGTTGATGACGAATGCGGATGACGTGATCCTCGGCGATGGCGACATCCAGTGGTTCGAGGATGTGTTCGGCGACCGCGCGAAGATATGGCCGAACGGCGGTCATCTGGGCAATCTCCGCCACCATTCGTTCATCGACTATTTCAAGGGTTTCTTCACCATCGGCGGGGAGGGCAAGTGA
- a CDS encoding ABC transporter ATP-binding protein — protein MPSNSPALELRGLTRVYDKPAVDRLDLDVSPGEFYALLGPNGAGKTTTLRMVAGLLPPDAGSVRIFGIDALADPVAAKRITAWVPDEPMIYDRLTPLEYLELVAGLWKLDAAAAERSARDLIETLELREQAHERCESFSKGMRQKVALAGALIHDPRLIILDEPLTGLDARAARRVKDVLLERVRGGATVILTTHILEVAERMAERIGMIRDGRLLAEGTLEDLRHRSGHGGSSLEEVFLKLVDEPEPVA, from the coding sequence ATGCCTTCGAATTCTCCTGCCCTGGAACTCCGGGGTCTGACCAGGGTCTATGACAAGCCTGCCGTCGACCGTCTCGATCTCGATGTGTCGCCCGGGGAGTTCTACGCATTGCTCGGTCCCAACGGTGCGGGCAAGACGACGACCCTGCGCATGGTCGCGGGACTGCTGCCTCCGGATGCCGGATCGGTGCGCATCTTCGGGATCGACGCGCTGGCCGATCCTGTCGCGGCCAAGAGGATCACGGCCTGGGTGCCCGACGAGCCGATGATCTACGATCGCCTCACGCCTCTGGAATATCTCGAACTGGTGGCGGGGTTGTGGAAGCTGGATGCCGCTGCTGCCGAACGTTCGGCGCGGGATCTGATCGAGACGCTGGAGTTGCGGGAGCAGGCCCATGAACGTTGCGAGAGCTTCTCCAAGGGCATGCGCCAGAAGGTGGCGCTCGCCGGCGCGCTCATCCACGATCCCAGGCTCATCATCCTCGACGAACCGCTCACCGGGCTCGATGCCCGTGCCGCGCGGCGGGTGAAGGATGTGCTGCTGGAGAGGGTGCGCGGCGGGGCAACGGTGATTCTGACCACGCATATTCTCGAGGTGGCCGAGCGCATGGCCGAACGCATCGGCATGATCCGAGACGGACGGCTGCTGGCCGAGGGAACACTGGAGGATCTCCGCCACCGCTCGGGGCATGGCGGCTCGTCGCTTGAGGAAGTATTCCTGAAACTCGTCGACGAGCCGGAGCCGGTGGCTTGA
- a CDS encoding FAD-dependent oxidoreductase — protein sequence MQRYSIFSIARNALTGHRNWQRAWRSPEPQPAYDAVIVGGGGHGLGTAYYLAREHGLTNVAVLEKGWLGGGNTGRNTTIIRSNYLYDESAGLYDHAVKLWEGLSQELNYNTMYSPRGVMMLAHNVHDVQVFKRHIHANRLNGVDNEWLSPEEAKSYCPPLDIRRDARYPVVGAALQRRGGTARHDAVAWGYARAADSLGVDIIQNCEVTGIRRDGDQVVGVETTRGFIK from the coding sequence ATGCAGCGATATTCGATATTCTCGATTGCCCGCAATGCGCTGACCGGCCATCGCAACTGGCAGCGCGCATGGCGCAGTCCCGAGCCTCAGCCCGCCTATGACGCTGTTATCGTCGGTGGCGGCGGTCACGGCTTGGGCACGGCCTATTACCTGGCGAGGGAGCACGGGCTGACGAATGTCGCAGTGCTGGAGAAGGGCTGGCTGGGTGGCGGCAATACCGGCCGCAACACCACCATCATCCGCTCGAACTATCTCTATGACGAGAGCGCCGGGCTCTACGATCATGCGGTGAAGTTGTGGGAGGGGCTGTCGCAGGAGCTCAACTACAACACCATGTACAGTCCGCGCGGTGTGATGATGCTGGCGCACAATGTCCACGATGTGCAGGTGTTCAAGCGGCATATCCATGCCAACCGGCTGAACGGCGTGGACAATGAGTGGCTCTCCCCCGAGGAGGCGAAGTCCTACTGCCCGCCGCTCGATATCCGTCGCGATGCGCGCTACCCGGTCGTGGGGGCGGCCTTGCAGCGGCGCGGCGGTACCGCACGGCATGATGCCGTGGCCTGGGGATATGCTCGGGCCGCCGACAGTCTCGGTGTCGATATCATCCAGAATTGCGAAGTGACTGGCATCCGCCGCGACGGCGACCAAGTGGTCGGGGTCGAGACGACCCGCGGGTTCATCAAGG
- a CDS encoding flippase: MTGRTGMSSGLATNMVAVLVGRVFTIVIGFASIALLTRHLGQEGYGHYRTILTLAGIGAVLGDLGLQFIVLRRISDPAADSSLILGAGVMLRLVASTAIMAIVAIAVDLLPYEPVVWTGVLVAAPYYVLFQTCMLLQGVFQKHLRQDLQMLAETLGGLVMLGGIYLAARAEAGVIAMVMAMVAGGIVQLLVVWTLAARLEPFRPRLAPREWRGLLRDGLPIAGSRLALMAILRGDILMLSLLGSASAVGLYGVPSKIFEILAGIAALFGGMLMPMLVTSMARGDDSHTNRLVTDSFDTMLIFGAGTVIAFLGFGRDILALLAGPEFVDAYPALCLIGVAVAANACGQIFRHFLMAVDLQVRAMRVDIVLLAMAIPTYGLLIPWLSFIGAALATATIETGLAIGLARTAIATGRAGFAQSRAGWILVAAAGGWLSMQACTALGMHWFAGLSIGGTAYLLLLALLRALPLALLRGRKMP; the protein is encoded by the coding sequence ATGACCGGCCGAACGGGCATGTCATCGGGGCTTGCGACCAACATGGTCGCGGTTCTCGTCGGCCGGGTCTTCACGATCGTCATCGGCTTCGCTTCCATCGCCCTGCTGACGCGTCACCTCGGCCAGGAGGGCTACGGCCACTACCGCACGATCCTGACGCTGGCGGGGATCGGCGCCGTGCTGGGCGACCTGGGACTGCAATTCATCGTCCTGCGCCGCATTTCCGATCCTGCGGCCGACAGTTCCCTCATACTCGGTGCGGGCGTGATGCTGCGGCTGGTGGCTTCCACGGCCATCATGGCGATCGTGGCGATCGCCGTCGACCTGCTGCCCTACGAGCCGGTCGTCTGGACCGGCGTGCTGGTCGCCGCTCCCTATTACGTGCTCTTCCAGACCTGCATGCTGTTGCAGGGCGTCTTCCAGAAGCACCTGCGCCAGGACCTGCAGATGCTGGCCGAGACGCTGGGCGGCCTGGTCATGCTCGGCGGGATCTACCTGGCCGCGCGTGCGGAGGCGGGCGTCATCGCCATGGTCATGGCCATGGTCGCGGGCGGCATCGTGCAACTGCTCGTGGTCTGGACGCTGGCCGCACGTCTCGAACCGTTCCGTCCCCGGCTGGCTCCGCGCGAGTGGCGCGGACTCCTTAGGGACGGATTGCCCATCGCCGGTTCGAGGCTGGCGCTGATGGCCATCCTGCGCGGCGATATCCTGATGCTCTCGCTGCTGGGCAGCGCAAGTGCTGTCGGGCTCTATGGCGTGCCCAGCAAGATCTTCGAGATCCTTGCCGGGATCGCGGCTCTCTTCGGCGGCATGCTGATGCCGATGCTCGTGACGTCGATGGCCCGGGGCGACGACAGCCACACGAACAGGCTGGTGACCGATTCCTTCGACACGATGCTGATCTTCGGAGCGGGCACGGTCATCGCCTTTCTCGGTTTCGGCAGGGACATCCTCGCGCTGCTGGCCGGACCGGAATTCGTCGATGCCTATCCGGCGCTGTGCCTGATCGGTGTCGCGGTCGCCGCCAATGCATGCGGCCAGATCTTCCGTCATTTCCTGATGGCCGTGGACCTTCAGGTCCGGGCGATGCGGGTCGACATCGTGCTGCTGGCCATGGCCATCCCGACCTACGGCCTGCTGATCCCCTGGCTGTCCTTCATCGGCGCCGCCCTTGCGACGGCGACCATCGAGACGGGGCTCGCCATCGGTCTCGCCCGGACCGCCATCGCGACGGGCAGGGCCGGGTTCGCGCAGTCGCGGGCCGGGTGGATCCTGGTGGCGGCAGCCGGCGGCTGGCTGTCGATGCAGGCGTGTACGGCCCTGGGCATGCACTGGTTCGCCGGGCTGTCGATCGGCGGAACGGCCTATCTGCTGCTGCTGGCGCTCCTGCGCGCCCTGCCGCTCGCCCTGCTGCGCGGCCGGAAGATGCCGTGA
- a CDS encoding altronate dehydratase, which translates to MSSLPQTVRLNDSDNVVIARTAIDKGIALAGEGVTTTEKIAAGHKIATGKIDRGAPVRRYGQIIGFASSDILPGDHVHVQNVEMQDFERDYAIGQDAKPLAMVAEADRDTFEGFVRPSGKVGTRNYIGILSSVNCSASVCKFIQQTFPEDVLKDFPGVDGVVALTHSTGCGMADRGEGFSALQRTLWGYARHPNFAGILMIGLGCEVNQIDFLLEAYGIKRGELFQHMTMQETGGTRKTVERAVGMIREMLPHAAQAKRERVSASELSVALQCGGSDAYSGITANPALGYATDLLAAQGGTGILAETPEIYGAEHLLTRRAAKPEVAEKLIERIRWWEHYTASNGGEMNNNPSPGNKAGGLTTILEKSLGAAAKGGTTNLNQVLKYAEPATERGFLFMDSPGYDPASVTGQVASGANIVAFTTGRGSCFGYKPAPSIKLATNTAMYERMEEDMDINCGDILTGGATIESKGREILDTLLRVASGEKSKSEALGIGDHEFIPWQIGAVM; encoded by the coding sequence ATGAGTTCGCTGCCGCAGACAGTACGCCTGAACGATTCCGACAATGTCGTCATCGCCCGCACGGCGATTGACAAGGGAATCGCCCTCGCCGGCGAGGGTGTCACCACCACGGAGAAGATTGCCGCTGGTCACAAGATTGCAACCGGCAAGATCGACAGGGGCGCGCCGGTACGCCGCTACGGCCAGATCATCGGCTTTGCCAGCAGCGACATCCTGCCGGGCGATCACGTCCATGTGCAGAATGTCGAGATGCAGGACTTCGAGCGCGACTATGCCATCGGGCAGGACGCGAAGCCGCTGGCGATGGTGGCCGAGGCCGACCGGGACACGTTCGAGGGTTTCGTGCGGCCGTCGGGCAAGGTCGGGACGCGCAACTATATAGGCATCCTCTCGTCGGTGAACTGTTCGGCATCGGTGTGCAAGTTCATCCAGCAGACCTTTCCGGAAGACGTGCTCAAGGATTTCCCGGGGGTCGACGGCGTGGTGGCGCTCACCCATTCGACCGGCTGCGGCATGGCCGACCGCGGCGAGGGCTTCTCCGCGTTGCAACGCACGCTCTGGGGGTATGCGCGGCATCCGAATTTCGCCGGCATCCTGATGATCGGGCTGGGCTGCGAGGTCAACCAGATCGACTTCCTGCTCGAAGCCTACGGCATCAAGCGTGGCGAGCTGTTCCAGCACATGACGATGCAGGAGACGGGCGGCACGCGCAAGACCGTCGAGCGCGCGGTCGGCATGATCCGCGAGATGCTGCCGCATGCGGCGCAGGCGAAGCGTGAGCGCGTATCGGCGAGCGAGCTGTCGGTGGCGCTGCAATGCGGCGGCTCGGATGCCTATTCGGGCATCACCGCCAATCCCGCACTGGGCTATGCGACCGATCTTCTCGCGGCTCAGGGCGGTACGGGCATCCTTGCCGAGACGCCGGAGATCTACGGTGCCGAGCATCTCCTCACCCGTCGAGCCGCGAAGCCGGAGGTCGCGGAAAAGCTGATCGAGCGGATCAGGTGGTGGGAGCATTACACCGCATCCAATGGCGGCGAGATGAACAACAATCCCTCGCCGGGCAACAAGGCGGGCGGGCTCACCACCATCCTGGAAAAGAGCCTCGGAGCCGCGGCCAAGGGGGGCACGACCAATCTCAACCAGGTGCTCAAATATGCGGAACCGGCCACCGAGCGCGGTTTCCTGTTCATGGACAGTCCCGGCTACGATCCGGCCTCGGTCACGGGGCAGGTGGCGTCGGGGGCGAACATCGTCGCGTTCACGACCGGTCGCGGCTCGTGCTTCGGCTACAAGCCCGCGCCATCGATCAAGCTCGCCACCAACACCGCCATGTACGAGCGCATGGAGGAGGACATGGACATCAACTGTGGTGATATCCTCACTGGTGGAGCGACTATCGAGAGCAAGGGCCGTGAGATCCTCGACACGCTGCTGCGGGTGGCATCGGGAGAAAAGAGCAAGTCCGAGGCGCTCGGCATCGGCGACCACGAGTTCATCCCGTGGCAGATCGGCGCGGTGATGTAA
- a CDS encoding VacJ family lipoprotein — protein MNAKTLRVMLAASFLGGCASTSEVVTGGTAPQRPMHSAADYNFRDDGPADIYDPFESVNRTIYTFNARFDEYVFLPIVYAYEAVMPDPLEDRISDFFSNLSEIPTFANSLLQGNMDHAGRALHRFAINTTVGLLGFVDIASAAGVPQEREDFGQTLGVWGMDNGPYIVLPILGPSNLRDTTGLAVTTLATMTAIPGDTQDTTAYKAANYGLRPVNVRRNIGFRYYNTSSPFEYDLVRLLYTQKRELDIER, from the coding sequence ATGAATGCGAAGACCCTGCGCGTCATGCTGGCCGCGTCCTTCCTCGGCGGTTGCGCCTCCACGTCCGAAGTCGTGACGGGCGGAACGGCGCCACAAAGGCCGATGCACAGCGCCGCGGACTACAACTTTCGCGACGATGGCCCCGCGGATATCTACGACCCGTTCGAGTCGGTCAACCGCACGATCTACACGTTCAATGCGCGTTTCGATGAATATGTCTTCCTGCCGATAGTCTACGCCTACGAAGCCGTCATGCCGGATCCCCTTGAAGACAGGATCAGCGATTTCTTCTCCAACCTGTCGGAAATTCCGACCTTCGCCAATTCCCTGCTGCAAGGCAACATGGACCATGCCGGCAGGGCGCTGCACCGGTTCGCCATCAACACCACGGTCGGCCTGCTCGGCTTCGTCGACATCGCGTCGGCCGCGGGCGTGCCCCAGGAGCGCGAGGATTTCGGCCAGACGCTGGGCGTATGGGGAATGGACAACGGTCCCTACATCGTCCTGCCGATCCTGGGCCCGTCCAATCTGCGCGATACAACCGGGCTGGCGGTGACGACACTCGCGACCATGACGGCGATCCCCGGCGATACCCAGGACACGACGGCGTACAAGGCCGCCAATTACGGGCTGCGGCCGGTGAATGTCCGGCGCAATATCGGCTTTCGCTACTACAATACATCTTCACCGTTCGAATACGATCTCGTCCGGTTGCTTTATACGCAGAAGCGGGAACTCGACATTGAGCGATAA
- a CDS encoding sulfotransferase domain-containing protein encodes MAAKTLRTKIVEFANRAPLIAPIWRNYRSLRTKEYSPFDNIYHCCTQKTASQWFRGVFADPLFTDHTGLVSVPFIDLGLADARIDEPLDRGTIGTHLYIDYPTYRAIPKPESYRTFFVMRDPRDLIVSWYFSARYSHPLVRPVDELRPRLESLEFEDGMIFLIDKLHEYGTFTAQLSWMEADGDRHVRLMRYEDLAADNRAFLAMLLDYLKVPMSSEAFETLYARNNFQTLTGPREQGDEDIHAHNRKGVAGDWRNHFTDRISAHFHDVMGDGMARLGYH; translated from the coding sequence TTGGCAGCAAAAACCTTGCGGACGAAGATCGTGGAATTCGCGAACAGGGCACCCCTGATCGCACCGATCTGGCGTAACTACCGGTCCCTGCGTACCAAGGAATATTCACCTTTCGATAATATCTACCACTGCTGCACGCAGAAGACGGCAAGCCAGTGGTTTCGCGGTGTCTTCGCCGATCCGCTGTTCACAGACCACACCGGCCTGGTTTCGGTGCCCTTCATCGACCTCGGCCTCGCGGATGCCCGGATCGACGAACCGCTCGACAGGGGAACCATCGGAACCCACCTGTATATCGACTACCCAACCTACAGGGCCATTCCCAAGCCCGAAAGCTACCGCACCTTCTTCGTCATGCGCGATCCCCGGGACCTGATCGTTTCCTGGTACTTCTCGGCGCGTTACTCGCATCCGCTGGTGAGGCCGGTCGATGAACTCAGGCCCCGGCTGGAGTCCCTCGAATTCGAGGACGGCATGATCTTCCTGATCGACAAGCTGCACGAATACGGAACGTTCACAGCGCAGCTCTCGTGGATGGAGGCCGATGGCGACCGGCATGTCCGCCTGATGCGCTACGAGGATCTCGCCGCCGACAACCGCGCCTTTCTCGCCATGCTGCTCGACTACCTCAAGGTGCCGATGTCGTCGGAGGCATTCGAGACGCTCTATGCGCGCAACAATTTCCAGACGCTGACCGGGCCGCGCGAGCAGGGGGACGAGGACATCCACGCCCACAACCGCAAGGGTGTCGCCGGCGACTGGCGCAATCATTTCACCGACAGGATCTCCGCGCATTTCCATGATGTGATGGGCGACGGGATGGCGCGTCTCGGCTATCACTAG